Proteins encoded together in one Pseudomonas sp. TCU-HL1 window:
- a CDS encoding alanine/glycine:cation symporter family protein, translated as MLEVINDFLSGKVLIVLIVGLGTYFTLRSRFVQFRHFRHMFSVFKESIRGQAGQLSSFQALMLSLAGRVGAGNIAGVGLAVTLGGPGAVFWMWVTALVGMSSSFFECTLAQVYKRADGDGLYRGGPSYYIQHGLKLRWMAVTFAVLLLVTYGFAFNGLQSFTVTHSLENAFGLPVQYTGVGLAVLLGLVFIGGIKRIASVSDLLVPVKTLAYIAVTCYVIVSQIELVPDMLVTIVKSAFGLEPAFAGLLGSAIVMGVKRGVFANEAGLGSAPNVAAVAAVKHPASQGVVQAFSVFLDTFVICTCTALLILLSGFYTPGFEGDGIVLTQNSLAAVVGEWGRVFISVALSLFVFTCILYNYYLGENALQFLAGRSRVALLTYRGLVLALICWGSMQNLGTVFAFADITMTCLAFVNLMALAMLIKVGLRVMRDYDEQREAGIKQPVFDSAKFADLDLDRDAWPANPAIDLPATDLGHGLAQSHR; from the coding sequence ATGCTTGAAGTGATCAACGATTTCCTCTCGGGGAAAGTGCTCATCGTGCTCATCGTTGGGCTTGGCACCTATTTCACCCTCCGCTCCCGCTTCGTCCAGTTCCGCCATTTCCGCCACATGTTCAGCGTGTTCAAGGAATCCATCCGTGGCCAGGCTGGCCAGCTGAGTTCCTTCCAGGCCCTGATGCTGAGCCTTGCCGGCCGAGTCGGCGCCGGCAACATCGCCGGTGTGGGCCTCGCCGTGACCCTCGGCGGCCCTGGTGCCGTGTTCTGGATGTGGGTGACCGCCCTGGTTGGCATGTCCAGCAGCTTCTTCGAGTGCACCCTGGCCCAGGTCTATAAGCGCGCCGATGGCGACGGCCTGTACCGTGGCGGCCCGTCCTACTACATCCAGCACGGCCTGAAACTGCGCTGGATGGCGGTGACCTTCGCGGTCCTGCTGCTGGTGACCTACGGTTTCGCCTTCAACGGTCTGCAGTCCTTCACCGTGACTCACTCGCTGGAGAACGCCTTCGGCCTGCCCGTGCAGTACACCGGCGTCGGCCTGGCCGTGCTCCTCGGCCTGGTGTTCATCGGCGGCATCAAGCGCATCGCATCGGTGTCCGACCTGCTGGTGCCGGTGAAGACCCTGGCCTACATCGCGGTCACCTGCTACGTGATCGTGTCCCAGATCGAACTGGTGCCTGACATGCTGGTGACCATCGTGAAGAGCGCCTTCGGCCTTGAGCCGGCCTTCGCCGGCCTGCTGGGCAGCGCCATCGTGATGGGTGTGAAGCGCGGCGTGTTCGCAAACGAAGCGGGCCTGGGCAGTGCGCCGAACGTCGCCGCCGTGGCCGCCGTGAAGCACCCGGCCTCCCAGGGTGTGGTGCAGGCGTTCAGCGTGTTCCTCGACACCTTCGTGATCTGCACCTGCACCGCGCTGCTGATCCTCCTGTCCGGCTTCTACACGCCGGGCTTCGAAGGCGATGGCATCGTGCTGACCCAGAACTCCCTGGCCGCCGTGGTCGGTGAGTGGGGCCGCGTGTTCATCAGCGTTGCGCTGAGCCTCTTCGTCTTCACCTGCATCCTCTACAACTACTACCTTGGCGAGAACGCCCTGCAGTTCCTGGCCGGCCGCAGCCGCGTCGCCCTGCTGACCTACCGTGGCCTGGTGCTGGCGCTGATCTGCTGGGGTTCGATGCAGAACCTGGGCACCGTGTTCGCCTTCGCCGACATCACCATGACTTGCCTGGCCTTCGTCAACCTGATGGCCTTGGCCATGCTGATCAAGGTCGGCCTGCGGGTAATGCGCGACTACGACGAGCAGCGCGAGGCCGGCATCAAGCAGCCCGTGTTCGACTCCGCCAAGTTCGCCGACCTGGACCTGGACCGCGACGCCTGGCCGGCCAATCCGGCGATTGACCTGCCCGCCACTGACCTCGGCCACGGACTGGCGCAAAGCCACCGCTGA
- a CDS encoding asparaginase, protein MNAVKNLFVLYTGGTIGMLQTPEGLAPASGFEVRMREQLDDQGMALDWHFQELLPLIDSANMRQANWLAMRDAIVEAVRGHDGVLLLHGTDTLAYSAAALAFLMLGLPVPVVLTGAMLPAGSEGSDAWPNLLGAVRSLQAGVAPGVHLFFNGELLHGARASKLRSEAFDAFAVLPRPREGERAGLIPAGLDYRTPRKPVNLAVLPLFPGLAASHVEALLGSGVQGLLLECYGSGTGPSDDKALLDVLRAAHQRGVVLVAISQCPAGHMQAGVYAAGSQLLATGLVSAGGMTREAALGKLFALLGAGLRQEEVEQWFAVDLCGEMVD, encoded by the coding sequence ATGAATGCTGTGAAGAACCTTTTCGTGCTCTACACCGGCGGCACCATCGGCATGCTGCAGACTCCCGAAGGCCTGGCCCCGGCCAGCGGCTTCGAGGTGCGCATGCGCGAGCAGCTGGACGACCAGGGAATGGCGCTGGATTGGCACTTTCAAGAACTGCTGCCGCTGATCGACAGCGCCAACATGCGCCAGGCCAATTGGCTGGCCATGCGCGATGCGATAGTCGAGGCGGTGCGCGGCCACGACGGCGTGCTGCTGCTGCATGGCACCGATACCCTGGCCTACAGCGCGGCGGCCCTCGCCTTCCTGATGCTCGGCCTGCCAGTGCCGGTGGTGCTGACCGGCGCCATGCTGCCGGCCGGCAGCGAAGGCAGCGATGCCTGGCCCAACTTGCTCGGCGCCGTCCGCTCACTGCAAGCGGGCGTCGCCCCGGGCGTGCACCTCTTCTTCAACGGCGAACTGCTACACGGCGCCCGTGCCAGCAAGCTGCGCTCGGAGGCCTTCGACGCCTTCGCCGTGCTGCCGCGCCCACGGGAGGGCGAGCGCGCCGGGCTGATTCCGGCAGGCCTCGATTACCGGACCCCGCGCAAACCGGTGAACCTCGCGGTGCTGCCCCTGTTCCCCGGCCTTGCAGCCAGCCATGTGGAGGCGCTGCTGGGTAGCGGCGTGCAAGGGCTGCTGCTGGAGTGCTACGGCAGCGGGACCGGCCCGTCGGATGACAAGGCCCTGCTCGACGTGCTGCGCGCCGCCCACCAGCGTGGCGTGGTGCTGGTCGCCATCAGCCAGTGCCCGGCCGGCCACATGCAGGCGGGGGTCTACGCCGCTGGCAGCCAGCTGCTCGCCACCGGCCTGGTATCCGCCGGCGGCATGACCCGCGAGGCGGCACTGGGCAAGCTGTTCGCCCTGCTCGGCGCCGGCTTGCGCCAGGAAGAGGTGGAGCAGTGGTTCGCCGTGGACCTGTGCGGAGAGATGGTGGACTGA
- the oadA gene encoding sodium-extruding oxaloacetate decarboxylase subunit alpha translates to MSKKISITDTILRDAHQSLLATRMRTEDMLPICDKLDKVGYWSLEVWGGATFDACVRFLKEDPWERLRKLKAALPNTRLQMLLRGQNLLGYRHYSDDVVRAFVAKAAVNGIDVFRIFDAMNDVRNLRVSIEAVKAAGKHAQGTICYTTSPVHTIDAFVNQAKTMAAMGVDSIAIKDMAGLLTPYATGELVKALKDALPLEVVVHSHDTAGVASMCQLKAVENGADRIDTAISSMAWGTSHPGTESMVAALRNTPYDTGLDLELIQEIGMYFHAVRKKYHQFESEFTGVDTRVQVNQVPGGMISNLANQLKEQGALNRMAEVLEEIPRVRADLGFPPLVTPTSQIVGTQAFFNVLAGERYKTITNEVKLYLQGRYGKAPGEINEQLRRQAIGNEEVIDVRPADLIKPELDKLRADIGSLAKSEEDVLTFAMFPDIGRKFLEERAAGTLKPEELLPIPNGQGAAPVGGEGVPTEFVVDVHGESYRIDITGVGVKSDGKRHFYLAIDGMPEEVVFEPLNEFIGGAGNKRKSASAPGDVSTTMPGNIVDVLVKEGDVVKAGQAVLITEAMKMETEVQAPIAGTVKAIHVAKGDRVNPGEVLIEIA, encoded by the coding sequence ATGAGCAAGAAGATTTCGATCACCGATACCATCCTGCGCGATGCGCACCAGTCCCTGCTGGCCACCCGCATGCGCACCGAAGACATGCTTCCAATCTGCGACAAGCTCGACAAGGTCGGCTACTGGTCGCTGGAAGTCTGGGGCGGCGCCACCTTCGACGCCTGCGTGCGCTTCCTCAAGGAAGACCCGTGGGAGCGCCTGCGCAAGCTTAAGGCCGCCCTGCCTAACACCCGCCTGCAGATGCTCCTGCGCGGCCAGAACCTGCTGGGCTACCGCCACTACAGCGACGACGTGGTACGCGCCTTCGTCGCCAAGGCGGCGGTCAACGGCATCGACGTGTTCCGCATCTTCGACGCGATGAACGACGTGCGTAACCTGCGCGTGTCCATCGAAGCGGTGAAGGCTGCCGGCAAGCACGCCCAGGGCACAATCTGCTACACCACCAGTCCGGTGCACACCATCGACGCCTTCGTGAACCAGGCTAAGACCATGGCCGCCATGGGCGTGGACTCCATCGCCATCAAGGACATGGCCGGCCTGCTCACCCCTTACGCCACTGGCGAGCTGGTGAAAGCCCTGAAGGACGCCCTGCCGCTGGAAGTGGTGGTGCACTCGCACGACACCGCCGGCGTGGCCAGCATGTGCCAGCTGAAGGCTGTGGAGAACGGCGCCGACCGCATCGACACTGCCATCTCCAGCATGGCCTGGGGCACCAGCCACCCGGGCACCGAGTCCATGGTCGCGGCCCTGCGCAACACCCCCTATGACACTGGCCTGGATCTGGAACTGATCCAGGAAATCGGCATGTACTTCCACGCCGTGCGCAAGAAGTACCACCAGTTCGAAAGCGAATTCACCGGCGTGGATACCCGTGTGCAGGTCAACCAGGTGCCGGGCGGCATGATCTCCAACCTGGCCAACCAGCTGAAGGAGCAGGGCGCGCTCAACCGCATGGCCGAAGTGCTGGAAGAAATCCCGCGCGTGCGTGCCGACCTCGGCTTCCCGCCCCTGGTGACCCCGACCTCGCAGATCGTCGGTACCCAGGCCTTCTTCAACGTGCTGGCCGGCGAGCGCTACAAGACCATCACCAACGAAGTGAAGCTCTACCTGCAGGGCCGCTACGGCAAGGCGCCGGGCGAGATCAACGAGCAGCTGCGCCGTCAGGCCATCGGCAACGAAGAAGTCATCGACGTGCGCCCGGCCGACCTGATCAAGCCCGAGCTGGACAAGCTGCGCGCCGACATCGGCAGCCTGGCCAAGTCCGAAGAGGACGTGCTGACCTTCGCCATGTTCCCGGACATCGGCCGCAAGTTCCTCGAAGAGCGTGCCGCCGGCACCCTCAAGCCCGAGGAGCTGCTGCCCATCCCGAACGGCCAGGGCGCGGCCCCGGTCGGTGGTGAAGGCGTGCCGACCGAGTTCGTGGTTGACGTGCATGGCGAGAGCTACCGCATCGACATCACCGGCGTTGGCGTGAAGAGCGACGGCAAGCGTCACTTCTACCTCGCCATCGACGGCATGCCGGAAGAGGTGGTGTTCGAGCCGCTGAACGAGTTCATCGGCGGCGCCGGCAACAAGCGCAAGAGCGCCAGCGCGCCGGGCGACGTCAGCACCACCATGCCGGGCAACATCGTCGACGTGCTGGTTAAGGAAGGCGACGTGGTCAAGGCTGGTCAGGCTGTGTTGATCACCGAGGCGATGAAGATGGAAACCGAGGTCCAGGCCCCCATCGCCGGCACCGTCAAGGCTATCCACGTGGCCAAGGGCGACCGCGTCAATCCGGGCGAGGTCCTGATCGAAATCGCCTGA
- a CDS encoding acetyl-CoA carboxylase biotin carboxylase subunit — protein MIKKILIANRGEIAVRIVRACAEMGIRSVAIYSDADRHALHVKRADEAHSIGDDPLAGYLNPRKLVNLAVETGCDALHPGYGFLSENAELADICAERGIKFIGPSAEVIRRMGDKTEARRSMIKAGVPVTPGTEGNVADLDEALREAERIGYPVMLKATSGGGGRGIRRCNSREELEQAYPRVISEATKAFGSAEVFLEKCIVNPKHIEAQILADSFGNTVHLFERDCSIQRRNQKLIEIAPSPQLTPEQRAYIGDLSVRAAKAVGYENAGTVEFLLAEGEVYFMEMNTRVQVEHTITEEITGIDIVREQIRIASGLELSVKQDDIIHRGFALQFRINAEDPKNNFLPSFGKITRYYAPGGPGVRTDTAIYTGYTIPPYYDSMCLKLIVWALTWEEALDRGLRALDDMRVQGVRTTAPYYQEILRNPEFRSAEFNTSFVESHPELTQYSIKRNPSHLAIAIATAIAAHAGL, from the coding sequence GTGATCAAGAAAATCCTGATCGCCAACCGTGGTGAGATCGCTGTCCGCATCGTGCGCGCTTGCGCCGAAATGGGCATCCGCTCGGTGGCTATCTACTCCGATGCCGACCGGCACGCCCTGCACGTCAAGCGTGCCGACGAAGCCCACAGCATCGGTGACGACCCGCTGGCCGGGTACCTGAACCCGCGCAAGTTGGTGAACCTGGCGGTCGAGACCGGCTGCGACGCCCTGCACCCGGGCTACGGTTTCCTCTCCGAAAACGCCGAGCTGGCGGACATCTGCGCCGAGCGCGGGATCAAGTTCATCGGCCCGAGCGCCGAAGTGATCCGCCGCATGGGTGACAAGACCGAAGCCCGCCGCAGCATGATCAAGGCCGGCGTGCCGGTCACCCCCGGCACCGAAGGCAACGTCGCCGACCTCGACGAGGCCCTGCGCGAGGCCGAGCGCATTGGCTACCCGGTGATGCTCAAGGCCACGTCCGGTGGTGGTGGTCGCGGTATCCGCCGCTGCAACAGCCGCGAGGAGCTGGAACAGGCCTACCCGCGCGTGATTTCCGAAGCCACCAAGGCCTTTGGCTCGGCAGAAGTCTTCCTCGAGAAGTGCATCGTCAACCCGAAGCACATCGAAGCGCAGATCCTGGCCGACTCCTTCGGCAACACCGTGCACCTGTTCGAGCGCGACTGCTCCATCCAGCGCCGCAACCAGAAGCTCATCGAAATCGCACCGAGCCCGCAGCTCACCCCCGAGCAGCGCGCCTACATCGGTGACCTTTCCGTGCGCGCGGCCAAGGCCGTGGGCTACGAGAACGCCGGCACCGTGGAGTTCCTGCTCGCCGAGGGCGAGGTGTACTTCATGGAGATGAACACCCGCGTGCAGGTGGAACACACCATCACCGAGGAAATCACCGGCATCGACATCGTCCGCGAGCAGATCCGCATCGCCTCGGGCCTGGAACTGTCGGTCAAGCAGGACGACATCATTCACCGTGGCTTCGCCCTGCAGTTCCGGATCAATGCCGAGGACCCGAAGAACAACTTCCTGCCGTCCTTCGGCAAGATCACCCGCTACTACGCCCCCGGCGGCCCCGGCGTGCGCACCGACACGGCGATCTACACCGGCTACACCATTCCGCCGTATTACGACTCCATGTGCCTGAAGCTGATCGTCTGGGCACTGACCTGGGAAGAGGCGCTGGACCGCGGCCTGCGCGCCCTTGATGACATGCGCGTGCAAGGTGTGCGGACCACCGCGCCCTACTACCAGGAAATCCTGCGCAATCCCGAGTTCCGCAGCGCCGAGTTCAACACCAGCTTCGTCGAGAGCCATCCGGAGCTGACCCAGTACTCGATCAAGCGCAACCCGTCGCACCTGGCCATCGCCATCGCCACCGCCATCGCCGCCCACGCCGGCCTGTAG
- a CDS encoding LysR family transcriptional regulator, whose amino-acid sequence MRMTLRQLQVFRAVFESRSYSRAAEEMALTQPAVSLQIRQLEELVGQPLFEYVGKKLYVTDAAEALMRASSDIFQRLASLDMQLSDLQGSLQGQLNLAVESSAKYFVPHLFAAFREHHPDVSLHLVVTNRAQVIKRLSDNRDDLVIMSLVPQDMALEFLPFLNNPIVAVAPPHHPLCNAAKLTLKDLELYTLLVREAGSGTRKACEEYFQQKRAHFAQTMEVASLDAQKECVVADLGIALIPRHAVSLELATGLLRELPVEELPLYRSWCAVHAKGKRLSPVAQAFLGFIREERAQISALSHRFSGALPLTTTGS is encoded by the coding sequence CTGCGCATGACCCTGCGCCAGCTCCAGGTGTTCCGAGCCGTGTTCGAAAGCCGCTCCTACAGCCGCGCGGCCGAAGAAATGGCACTGACCCAACCGGCTGTCAGTCTGCAGATTCGCCAGCTCGAGGAGCTGGTGGGCCAGCCGCTGTTCGAGTACGTCGGCAAGAAGCTCTACGTGACCGACGCCGCCGAAGCGCTGATGCGCGCCAGCAGCGACATCTTCCAGCGCCTGGCCAGCCTCGACATGCAGCTCTCTGACTTGCAGGGTTCGCTGCAGGGCCAGCTGAACCTGGCGGTGGAGTCGAGCGCCAAGTACTTCGTGCCACACCTGTTCGCAGCCTTCCGCGAGCATCACCCGGACGTTAGCCTGCATCTGGTGGTGACCAACCGGGCCCAGGTGATCAAGCGCCTTTCGGACAACCGCGACGACCTGGTGATCATGTCCCTGGTGCCCCAGGACATGGCCCTGGAATTCCTGCCCTTCCTGAACAACCCCATCGTTGCCGTGGCGCCGCCGCACCACCCGCTGTGCAATGCCGCGAAGCTGACTCTGAAGGATCTGGAGCTCTACACGCTGCTGGTGCGCGAGGCCGGCTCGGGCACCCGCAAGGCGTGCGAGGAGTACTTCCAGCAGAAGCGCGCGCATTTCGCCCAGACCATGGAAGTGGCCTCGCTGGATGCGCAGAAGGAATGCGTGGTGGCCGACCTCGGCATCGCCCTGATCCCGCGACACGCGGTGAGCCTGGAGCTGGCGACCGGGCTGCTTCGGGAGCTGCCGGTAGAGGAATTGCCGCTGTACCGCAGTTGGTGCGCCGTGCACGCCAAGGGCAAGCGGCTGTCGCCGGTCGCCCAGGCGTTTCTAGGCTTTATCCGCGAAGAACGCGCACAGATCAGTGCACTTTCCCACCGCTTTTCCGGCGCGCTGCCTTTGACGACAACAGGTAGTTAG
- a CDS encoding PA3496 family putative envelope integrity protein, translating to MQRFHDESAHLDSKTRRKLEDQRRMQFRRAIEDHCEQRRLQMECSDYPYPELIAANYLLSSKAARRKSGGKVH from the coding sequence ATGCAACGCTTTCACGATGAATCCGCCCATCTGGACAGCAAGACCCGGCGCAAACTGGAGGACCAGCGGCGTATGCAGTTCCGTCGCGCCATCGAAGACCACTGCGAGCAACGCCGCCTGCAGATGGAATGTTCGGACTATCCCTACCCCGAATTGATTGCGGCTAACTACCTGTTGTCGTCAAAGGCAGCGCGCCGGAAAAGCGGTGGGAAAGTGCACTGA
- a CDS encoding thioredoxin family protein: MSNAVEFFQRFPIQRVRASILDDVLASERQRLVLLYLWQDDCPLCDVAKHDLLRTQTRCQWPQVRWLHDEVEEDPALAVRFGLHGVPTFIALYHGRPLGRITSWPGSGPFIDAIERLLVRQGLA, from the coding sequence ATGAGCAATGCCGTCGAGTTCTTCCAACGCTTTCCGATCCAACGGGTGCGCGCCAGCATCCTCGATGACGTACTGGCCAGCGAACGCCAACGGCTGGTGCTGCTCTACCTCTGGCAGGACGACTGCCCGCTCTGCGACGTGGCCAAGCACGATTTGCTGCGCACCCAGACGCGCTGCCAATGGCCCCAGGTGCGCTGGCTGCACGACGAAGTGGAAGAAGACCCGGCCCTGGCCGTGCGCTTCGGCCTGCACGGGGTGCCGACCTTCATTGCGCTGTACCACGGCCGACCGCTGGGGCGGATTACCAGTTGGCCGGGCAGCGGGCCTTTCATCGATGCTATAGAGCGGCTTCTAGTCCGCCAGGGGCTGGCCTGA
- a CDS encoding NAD(P)/FAD-dependent oxidoreductase: MNAPQLSLPASLWAATAPAGPATPALAEDKQVDVAIVGAGYTGLSTALHLAAGGTRVCVLDAGEPGWGASGRNGGQVIPGLKYDPDELRKQFGGERGDALIEVVGNAADEVFDLIGRHGIDCDASRNGWVQPAASKAALRGIERRAEQWRRQGVAVELLDQAAVARRIGSSNYLGAWVDPRAGSLQPLSYARGLARVATARGACIHGHSRVTGLAREGSGWCLTTAQGFKARAERVVLATDGYTDDLWPGLRQTVIAANSFIIATRPLSPELRESILPGGEVCSDARRLLLYFRKDAQGRLLLGGRGPFVEPSRQADWALLERSLGSLFPQLAGVPIEYRWSGRVALTQDFLPHVHEPAPGVSILLGYNGRGVALSTALGRHLAARLSGRGEGFPFPVTRIRPIPFHGLQRFYLGAGIAWYRLLDALL; the protein is encoded by the coding sequence ATGAATGCGCCGCAGCTGTCGCTGCCGGCTTCCCTCTGGGCGGCCACCGCGCCCGCCGGCCCGGCGACCCCGGCCCTGGCGGAGGACAAGCAGGTCGATGTCGCCATTGTCGGTGCCGGCTATACGGGGCTGTCGACAGCATTGCACCTGGCCGCCGGCGGTACGCGGGTTTGCGTGCTGGATGCCGGAGAGCCCGGCTGGGGCGCGTCCGGACGCAACGGCGGGCAGGTGATTCCCGGACTGAAGTACGACCCCGATGAGCTGCGCAAGCAGTTCGGCGGCGAGCGCGGCGACGCGCTGATCGAAGTGGTTGGCAACGCGGCGGACGAGGTGTTCGACCTGATCGGGCGGCATGGCATCGACTGCGACGCCAGCCGTAATGGCTGGGTCCAGCCAGCCGCCTCAAAGGCCGCGCTACGCGGCATCGAGCGTCGCGCCGAACAGTGGCGGCGGCAGGGCGTGGCGGTGGAGTTGCTGGACCAGGCCGCTGTCGCTAGGCGAATCGGCAGCTCCAACTACCTGGGGGCCTGGGTCGATCCCCGGGCGGGCAGCCTGCAACCCCTCAGCTATGCGCGCGGGCTGGCGCGCGTGGCCACGGCCCGGGGTGCCTGCATCCATGGGCACAGCCGGGTGACCGGCCTCGCACGCGAGGGTTCCGGCTGGTGCCTGACCACCGCCCAGGGCTTCAAGGCGCGCGCCGAGCGGGTGGTGCTGGCCACCGACGGCTACACCGACGATCTCTGGCCCGGCCTGCGCCAGACGGTGATCGCCGCCAACAGCTTCATCATCGCCACACGGCCCTTGTCGCCGGAGCTGCGCGAATCGATCCTGCCGGGGGGAGAGGTCTGTTCGGATGCGCGTCGCCTGCTGCTGTACTTCCGCAAGGATGCCCAGGGACGCCTGCTGCTCGGCGGGAGGGGGCCATTCGTCGAGCCGAGTCGCCAGGCTGATTGGGCGCTGTTGGAGCGCTCCCTGGGGAGCCTGTTCCCGCAGCTGGCGGGCGTACCCATCGAATATCGCTGGAGCGGCCGGGTGGCACTGACCCAGGACTTCCTGCCCCATGTGCATGAGCCGGCCCCGGGTGTCAGCATCCTGCTTGGCTACAACGGTCGGGGGGTGGCCCTTTCCACCGCCTTGGGACGACACCTTGCGGCGCGCTTGTCAGGGCGCGGCGAAGGGTTTCCCTTCCCGGTGACGCGCATCAGGCCGATTCCTTTCCATGGCCTGCAGCGCTTCTACCTGGGTGCGGGGATCGCCTGGTACAGGCTGCTGGACGCCCTGCTCTGA
- a CDS encoding amino acid ABC transporter ATP-binding protein: protein MIEIKGVHKSFGSLNVLEGIDLEVRSGEVVCLIGPSGSGKSTLLRCINGLETYDRGDVLVSSERVDRQSRTIHEIRTQVAMVFQRFNLFPHRTALENVMEGPVYVKKENPRAAREHAGALLEKVGLSHRMDAYPDELSGGQQQRVAIARALAMRPRAILFDEPTSALDPELVGEVLAVMRRLADEGMTMVVVTHEMGFAREVADKVCFLYGGRIIEEGTSHDVLGAPKQPRTQEFLKRLLNHSGVPA from the coding sequence ATGATCGAGATCAAGGGCGTTCACAAGAGCTTCGGCAGCCTCAATGTGCTTGAAGGCATCGATCTCGAAGTAAGGAGCGGGGAGGTGGTTTGCCTGATCGGTCCCTCCGGCTCCGGCAAGTCCACGCTGCTGCGCTGCATCAATGGCCTGGAGACCTATGACCGGGGCGATGTCCTGGTTTCCTCCGAGCGTGTCGATCGCCAGTCCAGGACCATTCACGAGATTCGCACCCAGGTGGCGATGGTGTTCCAGCGCTTCAACCTGTTTCCCCATCGCACGGCCCTTGAGAACGTCATGGAAGGGCCCGTCTACGTGAAGAAGGAAAACCCCCGCGCGGCCCGTGAACACGCAGGTGCCCTGCTGGAAAAGGTCGGCCTGTCGCATCGCATGGATGCTTACCCGGACGAACTTTCCGGTGGCCAGCAGCAGCGCGTGGCCATTGCCCGCGCCCTGGCCATGCGGCCCAGGGCGATTCTCTTCGACGAGCCCACCTCGGCCCTGGACCCCGAACTGGTGGGTGAGGTCCTAGCGGTGATGCGCCGACTGGCCGATGAGGGCATGACCATGGTGGTGGTCACCCACGAGATGGGGTTCGCCCGCGAGGTGGCCGACAAGGTCTGTTTCCTCTACGGCGGCAGGATTATCGAAGAAGGGACCTCCCATGACGTGCTGGGGGCGCCGAAGCAGCCGCGCACCCAGGAATTCCTCAAGCGCCTGCTGAACCACAGCGGGGTGCCTGCATGA
- a CDS encoding amino acid ABC transporter permease, which translates to MFFQNALDFLPILLKGAVVTLQVTAGSFLLSSLIGLVFALMMVSKVRTISMFAIGLVNIIRGLPIIVQLFYIYFVLPDFGIQLTALQAGVIGLGIAYSAYQAENFRAGIQAIHQGQIEAAESLGMRGAMVMRRVVLPQAFRIALPPYGNTLVMMLKDSSLVSTITVAEMTRAGQLIASSTFENMTVYTLVALLYLALSLPLSFALRRLEARIGMRKKA; encoded by the coding sequence ATGTTTTTCCAGAACGCCCTGGACTTCCTCCCCATTCTCCTGAAAGGGGCGGTGGTCACGCTGCAGGTCACGGCCGGGTCCTTCCTGCTCAGTTCACTGATCGGCCTGGTCTTTGCCCTGATGATGGTGTCGAAGGTTCGCACCATCTCGATGTTCGCCATCGGCCTGGTCAATATCATCCGCGGCCTGCCGATCATCGTGCAGCTCTTCTACATCTACTTCGTGCTGCCGGACTTCGGCATCCAACTGACAGCTTTGCAGGCAGGCGTCATCGGCCTGGGTATCGCCTACTCCGCCTATCAGGCGGAGAACTTCCGCGCCGGCATCCAGGCCATTCACCAGGGGCAGATCGAGGCGGCCGAATCCCTCGGCATGCGCGGCGCCATGGTAATGCGCCGGGTAGTGCTGCCGCAGGCCTTCCGCATCGCCCTGCCGCCCTATGGCAACACCCTGGTGATGATGCTCAAGGACTCGTCCCTGGTCTCCACCATCACGGTGGCGGAGATGACCCGCGCCGGCCAACTGATCGCTTCCTCCACCTTCGAGAACATGACCGTCTACACCCTGGTGGCTCTGCTCTACCTGGCGCTGAGCCTGCCGCTGTCTTTCGCACTGCGTCGCCTCGAGGCGCGGATCGGCATGAGGAAAAAGGCATGA
- a CDS encoding ABC transporter substrate-binding protein encodes MHPRFRLFTCACALVAGLTASLGASAETFKVGATATGVPFTFLDVKSQSIQGMMVDAAQAVAKAGGFEVEIQQTTFAALIPSLTVKKIDLISAAMLRTPAREKVVQYSDPVFRYGEGLIVRADDSTAYTRMEDLQGEVVGAQVGTVFIDELNKRGIFKEVRGYDSIADLMRDLALGRIKAGFADRPILAYQMAQGSHDKVRLVDSYQPVIMGEVCLILRKGEPTTLEQVNKGIAAIKADGTLDRIIEKWKLN; translated from the coding sequence ATGCATCCTCGCTTCCGTCTCTTCACCTGCGCCTGCGCCCTCGTGGCCGGCCTCACGGCATCCCTCGGCGCCAGTGCCGAAACCTTCAAGGTCGGCGCTACTGCTACCGGCGTTCCTTTCACGTTCCTCGACGTCAAGAGTCAGAGCATCCAGGGCATGATGGTCGACGCCGCCCAGGCGGTGGCCAAGGCCGGTGGCTTCGAGGTGGAAATCCAGCAGACTACCTTCGCTGCGCTGATTCCTTCGCTGACGGTGAAGAAGATCGACCTGATCTCCGCCGCCATGCTGCGCACCCCGGCGCGGGAGAAGGTGGTGCAGTACTCCGATCCGGTGTTCCGCTATGGCGAGGGCCTGATCGTCCGTGCGGACGACAGCACAGCCTATACCCGCATGGAAGACCTCCAGGGCGAGGTGGTGGGCGCCCAGGTGGGCACCGTGTTCATTGACGAACTGAACAAGCGCGGCATCTTCAAGGAAGTGCGTGGCTACGACTCCATCGCCGACCTGATGCGCGACCTGGCCCTGGGCCGAATCAAGGCTGGTTTCGCCGACCGCCCGATCCTTGCCTACCAGATGGCCCAGGGCTCCCACGACAAGGTACGTCTGGTGGACAGCTACCAGCCGGTGATCATGGGCGAGGTCTGCCTGATCCTGCGCAAGGGTGAGCCGACGACGCTGGAGCAGGTCAACAAGGGCATCGCCGCCATCAAGGCCGATGGCACCCTCGACCGCATCATCGAGAAGTGGAAGCTCAACTGA